The stretch of DNA AGACACGCCAATGCCACAACTGCCTTGCCTAAAACATGTTACTCACTTCACCGGGGATCAGAATCCGTTGACAGTTGGTCTCCGGCTGCTAAGATTTCGTTGCATTTTTCCAACAGTACAACTCCCCAAGAAACCGACGAGCAGTTATCATGGGGCTTCGGCTGCCTGGGTGCTGAGAGGTCGGTCTTCTCTTCACAAAGCCATTCATCCAAAGATTTACGAGCGTCAAACCATCCTGGCCACCGTTTGGCGGCACCCTATTGCGAGGCTGCGAATCTATGGCCCATCGATACTTCAAACGGTTTCGCATGGAGATCGATTTATCGCGGCTACAAGAAGGGGTCCCGGAATTGCCGGAAGGGTTTTTCTGGTCCGAATGGGACCCCGCTTTAGTCACCCGGCATGCGCAGGCAAAGTATGCCAGTTTTTCCCGGGAGATTGATGCTCACGTTTTCCCTTGTCTGGGAAATATCGCCGGTTGCCAACGGTTGATGCGCGAGATTGCCCGCCGCGATTCATTTTTACCCACAGCCACCTGGTTAATTTCGACGCAAGGCAACAACAGTCACGACACACAAGATTGCGGCACGATCCAAGGTTTGGCACAGCAAGGACGGATGGGATCGATTCAAAATGTCGGCGTCGCACCGCAACATCGTGGATTGGGACTGGGCCGCGCCTTGGTGCTCAAGGCACTG from Symmachiella dynata encodes:
- a CDS encoding GNAT family N-acetyltransferase; translation: MAHRYFKRFRMEIDLSRLQEGVPELPEGFFWSEWDPALVTRHAQAKYASFSREIDAHVFPCLGNIAGCQRLMREIARRDSFLPTATWLISTQGNNSHDTQDCGTIQGLAQQGRMGSIQNVGVAPQHRGLGLGRALVLKALRGFYEARMRRVFLEVTADNEPAVELYRSIGFKLTRTLYKAVDVETSSVS